One stretch of Rhizobium rhizoryzae DNA includes these proteins:
- the cobW gene encoding cobalamin biosynthesis protein CobW codes for MTNSLARVPCTVVTGFLGAGKTTLLRHALENIKGKRLAVIVNEFGDVGIDGEILKSCGIENCPEDNIIELANGCICCTVADDFVPAIDKILAMEPKVDHILIETSGLALPKPLVQAFQWPGVKSRVTVDGVVAVVDGLALAEGRVADDMEALAAQRAEDQSLDHDDPVEEVFEDQIACADLVILTKSDLLNEADLEKARTHVEDHLPRAVRIVNSQNGEIDPAIFIGLGLAVEDDIENRKTHHDDELDHEHDDFDSFVLDIPAIASPEELSKRIADVTDAEKVLRIKGYVEVSGKPMRLLVQAVGPRVNHYFDRPWNTGETRRSRLVVIGEKGIDAEKIGKLLAA; via the coding sequence ATGACCAATTCGCTCGCCCGCGTGCCCTGCACCGTTGTCACCGGCTTTCTAGGGGCAGGAAAAACCACGCTGCTGCGTCACGCGCTGGAAAACATCAAGGGCAAGCGCCTGGCCGTGATCGTCAACGAATTCGGCGATGTCGGCATTGATGGCGAAATCCTGAAGAGCTGCGGCATCGAAAACTGCCCGGAAGACAACATCATCGAGCTGGCCAATGGCTGCATCTGCTGCACCGTGGCGGATGATTTCGTGCCAGCCATCGACAAGATCCTCGCCATGGAGCCGAAGGTCGATCACATTCTGATCGAGACCTCGGGCCTTGCTCTGCCGAAGCCGCTCGTTCAGGCCTTCCAGTGGCCGGGCGTGAAAAGCCGCGTGACGGTGGATGGCGTCGTGGCCGTGGTCGATGGTCTGGCGCTGGCCGAAGGTCGCGTTGCCGACGACATGGAAGCCCTTGCCGCCCAGCGCGCCGAAGACCAGTCGCTTGACCATGACGATCCCGTGGAAGAAGTCTTCGAAGACCAGATCGCCTGCGCCGATCTCGTGATCCTCACCAAGTCCGACCTGCTCAACGAAGCGGATCTCGAAAAGGCCCGCACCCATGTGGAGGACCACCTGCCGCGCGCCGTACGCATCGTGAATTCGCAGAATGGCGAGATCGATCCCGCAATTTTCATCGGCCTTGGTCTGGCGGTTGAAGACGATATCGAAAACCGCAAGACGCATCACGATGACGAGCTGGACCACGAGCACGACGATTTCGACAGCTTTGTGCTGGATATCCCGGCCATTGCCAGCCCGGAAGAACTCAGCAAGCGCATTGCCGATGTAACCGATGCCGAAAAGGTGCTGCGCATCAAGGGTTATGTGGAAGTCTCCGGCAAGCCAATGCGCCTTCTGGTGCAGGCCGTTGGCCCGCGCGTGAACCACTATTTCGACCGCCCATGGAACACCGGTGAAACCCGCCGTTCCCGCCTCGTCGTGATCGGCGAAAAGGGCATCGACGCCGAAAAGATCGGGAAGCTGCTGGCCGCCTGA